The genomic DNA TGCTCCAGCGTTGGAGCTGCAGGCGGCGCAAGCCGTGATCGGTCGGCATTGGGCCCTGCTATGAGCAGGGCTTTTCTGTTCTAGCGGGCAGAAGTGCGGATGGGCGGGCCTCCTCAGCAGACCCAACATAGGAGGCCCCATCAGCACTGAGACCCGCATCAACGAGCGCATCCGAGTACCTGAAGTCCGCCTGATCGGACCGAACGGCGAGCAGGTAGGGATCGTGCGCATCGAAGATGCTCTCCGCGTCGCCGCGGATGCCGATCTCGACCTCGTCGAAGTTGCACCAGCCGCTAAACCCCCGGTCTGCAAGATCATGGATTACGGCAAGTTCAAGTACGAGACGGCACTCAAGGAGCGCGAGTCTCGCAAGAACCAGCAGCAGACCGTCGTCAAGGAGCAGAAGCTGCGTCCCAAGATCGACGACCACGACTACGAGACGAAGAAGGGCCATGTGGTCCGCTTCCTCGAAGCCGGGTCCAAGGTCAAGGTGACCATCATGTTCCGTGGTCGTGAGCAGTCCCGCCCCGAACTCGGGTACCGGTTGCTGCAGCGGCTGGGCGCCGATGTGGCCGATTACGGTTTCGTCGAGACGTCAGCCAAGCAGGACGGCCGCAACATGACGATGGTGCTGGCACCGCACCGCGGCGCGAAGACCCGCGCCAAGGCGGCAGAGCAGGCCGAGCGCCCCAGCGGGCAGCAGGCAGCACCAGCCGCACCAGCCGCACCAGAAGCACCAGACGTTA from Mycobacterium sp. DL440 includes the following:
- the infC gene encoding translation initiation factor IF-3, with the protein product MSTETRINERIRVPEVRLIGPNGEQVGIVRIEDALRVAADADLDLVEVAPAAKPPVCKIMDYGKFKYETALKERESRKNQQQTVVKEQKLRPKIDDHDYETKKGHVVRFLEAGSKVKVTIMFRGREQSRPELGYRLLQRLGADVADYGFVETSAKQDGRNMTMVLAPHRGAKTRAKAAEQAERPSGQQAAPAAPAAPEAPDVTQN